Proteins encoded by one window of Thermobaculum terrenum ATCC BAA-798:
- the moaA gene encoding GTP 3',8-cyclase MoaA, whose protein sequence is MSFNHHPQKFIDSFGRHIEDLRISVIDKCNFRCTYCMPAEGLPWLKKSELLTFDEIERLVRISVERGIKSVRVTGGEPTVRAGLPELIHRLVNIPGLEDVSLTTNGFLLRKMAKDLAEAGLTRINVSLDTLVREKFQHITRRDHLSEVLAGLEELEKYPSIRPIKINTVAIRGFTEPEVLDFARLARRKPYVVRFIEFMPLDADQTWSPDKILTGREIFEMINAVYPLVPVDTDPSSTSRVYRFADGKGEIGFINPVSEPFCSTCNRIRITADGQLRTCLFSTWETDLRTPLRSGMSDDQIGEIMLQAIKKKEMKHKINEPGFVRASRTMSQIGG, encoded by the coding sequence ATGAGTTTCAATCATCATCCTCAAAAATTCATAGATAGCTTTGGTAGACATATAGAAGACCTGCGAATATCCGTCATAGATAAATGCAACTTCAGGTGTACTTATTGCATGCCAGCAGAGGGTTTGCCGTGGTTGAAGAAATCTGAGCTGCTGACCTTCGATGAGATAGAGCGCCTCGTAAGAATATCTGTAGAGAGAGGAATTAAGTCTGTACGTGTCACAGGGGGCGAGCCCACGGTGAGGGCTGGCCTACCGGAGCTTATACATCGCTTGGTGAACATCCCAGGCCTAGAAGACGTATCTTTGACAACGAACGGTTTCCTTCTTAGAAAGATGGCGAAAGACCTGGCAGAAGCAGGTCTCACTCGCATAAATGTAAGTTTGGACACTCTGGTAAGGGAGAAGTTCCAGCACATAACGAGGCGGGACCACCTTTCTGAGGTGCTGGCAGGGCTGGAAGAACTTGAGAAGTATCCTAGCATAAGACCAATCAAGATCAACACAGTAGCTATAAGAGGATTCACAGAGCCAGAAGTACTCGATTTCGCTCGACTTGCTAGAAGAAAGCCATATGTAGTCCGATTTATTGAGTTTATGCCTTTGGACGCGGATCAAACCTGGTCCCCGGACAAGATCCTGACCGGCAGAGAGATATTTGAGATGATTAATGCCGTCTATCCCCTGGTACCAGTTGACACGGACCCATCCTCCACCAGCAGGGTATACAGGTTTGCTGACGGTAAAGGGGAGATAGGATTTATAAATCCAGTCTCTGAGCCTTTCTGCTCTACATGTAACAGAATTAGGATAACTGCAGATGGTCAACTGAGGACTTGTCTGTTTTCTACCTGGGAGACGGATCTACGTACCCCATTAAGATCAGGCATGTCAGATGATCAGATAGGGGAAATAATGCTGCAAGCTATCAAGAAGAAAGAAATGAAGCATAAGATAAATGAGCCAGGCTTCGTGAGGGCTAGCAGGACTATGAGCCAAATAGGTGGTTAG
- a CDS encoding NUDIX hydrolase: MQHMESRGPVVAIGAIVLKDDRILLIRRGNPPNQGLWSVPGGKVRLGEKLQEAVRREIREECSIDCIPLDLYEVVERIYHTPDGEISYHYVIVDFLALWAGGEPIARDDALDVGWYGLEDLNGIQTTEGLSEVIHKLLLRYKSQLKAIS; this comes from the coding sequence ATGCAGCATATGGAATCGAGAGGCCCCGTCGTAGCTATAGGGGCTATCGTACTTAAGGATGACCGGATACTTTTGATTCGTAGGGGTAATCCACCTAACCAGGGGCTATGGAGTGTGCCTGGGGGCAAAGTTAGGTTGGGTGAAAAGCTACAGGAAGCCGTCAGGAGGGAAATTAGAGAAGAATGCTCTATTGACTGCATCCCTCTAGATCTGTACGAAGTAGTTGAGCGCATTTATCACACTCCGGATGGTGAGATATCTTATCATTACGTTATTGTAGACTTTCTGGCGTTGTGGGCTGGTGGAGAACCAATTGCGAGGGATGATGCACTAGATGTTGGATGGTACGGATTAGAGGATCTTAACGGCATTCAAACTACTGAGGGATTATCAGAGGTAATTCACAAACTGCTACTGAGATACAAATCTCAATTAAAGGCGATATCCTAA
- the def gene encoding peptide deformylase, with amino-acid sequence MAVRRILQMENPDDLSVLRKRSSPVTKFDSELRKLVEDMIETMREADGVGLSAVQVGDLRRVVVMEMPGKYEQDEDGNQIEVSPPKLYVMINPEITKVSHDRIPMQEGCLSLPGRYAEVPRAPWVEVRYKDLNGKEHKLLAEEQLLSQCIQHEVDHLDGILFTERIVDWSTFRDERQKQKKSRFPLPRSKKIDLPDELLVSRR; translated from the coding sequence ATGGCTGTACGAAGAATATTACAAATGGAAAATCCCGATGATCTAAGCGTCCTTCGGAAGAGGTCCTCGCCTGTAACTAAATTTGATAGCGAGCTGAGGAAGCTTGTTGAGGACATGATTGAGACAATGCGCGAGGCCGATGGGGTGGGACTTTCCGCAGTTCAAGTTGGTGATCTACGCAGGGTCGTAGTGATGGAGATGCCGGGGAAATACGAGCAAGATGAAGATGGTAACCAGATTGAGGTATCTCCACCTAAGTTGTATGTAATGATAAATCCTGAGATTACAAAGGTGTCACATGATAGGATTCCTATGCAGGAGGGTTGCCTTAGTCTTCCAGGTAGGTATGCTGAAGTTCCCAGAGCCCCGTGGGTAGAGGTACGTTACAAAGACCTGAATGGCAAGGAACATAAGCTTCTAGCTGAAGAACAACTTCTTAGCCAGTGCATACAACATGAGGTGGACCACCTCGATGGTATCTTGTTTACCGAGAGGATAGTTGATTGGAGTACCTTTAGAGACGAGCGCCAAAAGCAGAAGAAGTCTCGCTTTCCTCTACCTAGAAGCAAGAAGATAGATCTACCGGATGAATTATTAGTTAGCAGGCGATAG
- a CDS encoding cyclase family protein has product MTIYDVTVPIQDGLPVWPGEEGPTIKRTSDIDSGDKANVSLIRMVTHTGTHVDAPLHFFARARSVDRIPLSVLCGPCLVIDKIGNGHISAGDIPELPSHITRVLFKTTNSTLWENPTHDFVNEYVCLEPEAAELLVRKGIQLVGMDYMSVEPPTNQENPIHRLLLGNGIVIIENLDLRNISPGEYNLVCLPLKLSGADGAPARVILISDK; this is encoded by the coding sequence ATGACAATCTATGATGTTACTGTGCCTATACAAGATGGACTTCCGGTATGGCCTGGTGAAGAAGGTCCAACAATTAAACGCACGTCTGACATAGATAGTGGTGACAAGGCCAATGTCAGCCTAATTAGAATGGTGACTCATACGGGCACTCATGTGGACGCGCCCCTGCATTTTTTTGCCAGGGCTAGAAGCGTTGATCGTATTCCGCTAAGCGTACTGTGTGGTCCGTGCCTTGTAATAGATAAGATAGGTAATGGTCATATATCTGCAGGTGATATACCAGAATTACCTTCTCATATAACACGGGTTTTGTTCAAAACCACAAATTCTACCTTATGGGAAAATCCAACCCATGATTTTGTCAACGAGTATGTGTGTCTTGAACCGGAGGCGGCTGAATTACTAGTTAGAAAGGGGATTCAGCTAGTTGGTATGGATTATATGTCTGTAGAGCCGCCCACAAACCAGGAAAATCCAATACATAGGCTGCTTTTAGGGAACGGTATAGTTATTATCGAAAACTTGGATTTACGTAATATTTCTCCCGGGGAATATAACTTAGTGTGTCTGCCATTAAAGCTATCAGGGGCAGATGGGGCACCTGCGAGAGTGATACTCATATCTGACAAGTGA
- the cysS gene encoding cysteine--tRNA ligase, with protein MKLYDTLTNQIKPLAGEDGRVSVYVCGITPYDTTHLGHAFLYVTFDVLIRYLESTGYQVIYTQNVTDIDDDILRKAKELNMFYLDLAERETNRFLSDLRALNVRMPDHYPHATQEIDGMVEIVSKLIDKGHAYVRDGNVYFDIDTYEGFGQLSKLSREEMIAIARERGGNPEDPLRDDPLDFLLWQRSAEGEPAWDSPWSKGRPGWHIECSTMSLKYLGASLTIHGGGADLIFPHHECERAQSECYTGISPFVKHWMHVGMLRYQGEKMSKSLGNLVLVDRLLQNYSPDAVRLVLISHHYQESWEYQDSMIEEAEKLAQKIRIAASLAPAHDAEFQDTYEFDLFRQAMEDNLNTPRAVELLRSLSEEIIQNDDNNKACVLRQIATTLGLTLR; from the coding sequence ATGAAACTTTATGACACACTCACAAATCAGATCAAACCCTTAGCTGGCGAAGATGGTAGGGTGTCCGTCTACGTCTGTGGTATTACACCATATGACACTACTCACTTAGGACATGCATTTCTGTATGTAACTTTTGATGTATTGATAAGATATCTGGAATCTACAGGATACCAAGTCATCTATACCCAAAACGTAACAGACATAGACGACGATATACTAAGAAAAGCTAAAGAACTTAATATGTTCTATCTTGACCTCGCAGAAAGAGAAACTAACAGATTTCTCTCTGACCTTAGGGCTTTGAATGTTAGGATGCCTGATCATTATCCTCATGCCACCCAAGAAATAGATGGTATGGTGGAGATAGTTTCAAAGCTAATAGATAAGGGGCATGCTTACGTCAGGGACGGCAACGTATACTTCGATATAGACACGTATGAAGGCTTTGGTCAGCTGAGTAAGCTGAGCCGAGAAGAGATGATAGCTATAGCTCGCGAACGGGGCGGAAATCCAGAGGATCCTCTGCGAGATGATCCTCTGGACTTTTTACTCTGGCAAAGGAGCGCGGAAGGTGAGCCTGCCTGGGATAGCCCATGGAGCAAGGGGAGACCAGGATGGCATATCGAGTGTTCAACTATGTCCCTAAAGTATTTAGGAGCTTCTCTAACTATTCATGGAGGTGGGGCTGACCTTATATTCCCTCATCACGAGTGTGAGAGAGCACAATCCGAGTGCTACACCGGAATCTCACCTTTTGTAAAGCATTGGATGCATGTGGGCATGCTGAGATATCAAGGTGAAAAGATGAGCAAGAGCCTGGGCAATCTAGTGCTTGTAGATAGGCTTTTACAGAATTATTCTCCCGATGCTGTGAGGCTAGTACTAATATCTCACCATTATCAAGAAAGCTGGGAATACCAGGACAGCATGATTGAAGAAGCAGAAAAGCTTGCACAAAAGATTAGGATAGCCGCAAGCCTAGCACCAGCACATGATGCAGAGTTTCAAGATACATATGAGTTTGATCTCTTCAGGCAAGCAATGGAAGATAACTTGAACACCCCTAGGGCAGTAGAGCTCCTAAGAAGTTTATCGGAAGAGATCATTCAGAACGACGACAACAACAAAGCATGTGTGCTTAGGCAAATAGCCACAACTTTGGGACTCACACTGCGTTAG